One Thermoanaerobacter kivui genomic window, TGCAACATTTAAAACAAACTTAATTGATTAGATTCTGGCAAATCGGTTAAACAGCCATACTGTTTTAATATTTCTATAACTGTTTTACTGACCTTTGTTCTGTTTCTAAAATCTTCAACAGATAGAAATTTGCCATTTTCTCTTTCTTGTGCAATTGCTTTGGCTGCTTGTATTCCTACTCCCTCTAAAGAATTAAGAGGTGGTAGCAATCCTTCTTCAGTAATCAAAAATTTGACTGCATCAGATTTATATAAGTCTACATTTATAAACTTAAATCCTCTTAGGTACATCTCTAAAGCTACTTCTAATACTGTTAAAAGGCTTTTTTCTTTAGGACTAGCATTATTTCCTTTCGCTTCTATCTCTTTTATAGCATTTTTTATGCTGTCTTTCCCTTTTAATACAATATCCAAATTAAAGTCATCTGCTCTAACGGTAAAGTAAGTAGCATAAAAGGCTTCTGGATAATGAACTTTAAAATAAGCAATTCGAAATGCCATTATTACGTATGCCACAGCATGGGCCTTAGGAAACATATATTTTATTTTTTGGCAAGACTCAATAAACCAATTTGGAACACCGTGTTTTCTCATTTCTTCTATTTCTTCTTGTGTTACACCTTTGCCTTTCCTCACATTTTCCATTATTTTGAAAGACAATTTTTTGTCCATACCTTTGCTTATCAAATAAAGCATTATGTCATCTCTTGTAGATATTACTTCTTTTAATGTAGCTATTCCTTCTCTTATTATATCCTGAGCATTGTTAAGCCATACATCAGTGCCGTGAGAAAGTCCACTTATGCGTACTAGTTCTGCAAAAGTAGTAGGACAAGTGTCAATAAGCATTTGTCTTACAAACTTTGTACCAAACTCAGGTAATCCTAAAGTACCCACAGGAGTATTTAGCTCTTCAGGGTCTATTCCCAATGCTTCTACACTGGTAAATAAACTCATAGTTTTTTTATCATCTAAAGGAATTTCTCTTGCATTAATGCCGGTTAAATCCTCCAGCATTCTTATAACTGTAGGGTCATCATGCCCTAAAATATCCAGTTTTAAAAGCCTTCCGCTTATTGAATGGTAGTCAAAATGAGTTGTTATAACATCGGTGTCTTCTGCATCTGCAGGATGCTGTATAGGAGTAAAATCGTAAATGCTTTTATCTTTAGGGACAACCATAATTCCACCTGGATGTTGTCCTGTAGTTCTTTTCACTCCTGTACAGCCCATTGTCAACCTTTTAATTTCAGATTTATGAACTACCAAATTACGCTCTTCAAAATATTTTTTGACGTAACCAAACGCGGTTTTGTCTGCAAGAGTTCCAATAGTACCTGCTCTGAAAACATGCCCTTTACCAAAAAGTTCTTCCGTGTATTTGTGAGCGACGGGCTGATATTCTCCTGAGAAATTAAGGTCTATGTCTGGTTCTTTGTCTCCTTCAAACCCTAAAAACACCTCAAAAGGTATGTCAAAACCGTCTTTTTTCATTAACGTTCCACAAGAAGGGCAAACTTTGTCGGGCATGTCTACTCCGCAACCATAGCTGCCATCAGTTATAAATTCAGAGTGTTTGCAATTAGGACAAACATAATGGGGTGGAAGTGGATTAACCTCTGTTATTCCACTCATAGTAGCAACTAAAGAAGAACCTACAGAACCTCTTGACCCCACTAAGTAACCATCTTTTAACGACTTAGAAACTAATTTTTGCGCTATTATATACATTACCGCATAACCGTTGTTGATTATAGAATTCAACTCTCTATCAAGGCGACTTTGAACTATTTCAGGTAGAGGGTTACCATATATCTCATGAGCTTTCGTGAGTGTAAGCCTTCTTAATTCTTCCTCTGCCCCCTCAATAACAGGCGGAAAAGTACCATCTGGAATGGGTTTAACCTCTTCAATTGAATCCGCAATTTTATTTGGATTATCAATTACAATTTCTTTTGCTACTTCTTCTCCCAAGTATTCAAATTCTTTTAACATCTCATCAGTAGTCTTAAAATACAGAGGCGGTTGCCTATCTGCATCTTTATATCCTTTACCTACCATTAAAATCTTTCGGTATATATCATCCCATGGGTCTAAAAAGTGTACGTCTCCAGTTGCCACTACAAGTTTGTTGTATTTTTTCCCTAATTGATAAATCTTTTTGTTTATTTCCTTTAAATCTTCTATACTTTTGACTTCACCTTTTTCAATCAAAAATTCATTATTGCCAATTGGCTGTACTTCTAAATAATCGTAAAATGCTATGATACTTTCTAATTTGTTTTCTTCTAAGTTAGAAACAATCGCTCTAAAAACTTCTCCTTGTTCGCAAGCAGAACCTATTATAAGCCCTTCTCTCATGCTGATGAGCAAACTTTTAGGGATTCGAGGTGTTCTATGAAAGTATTCCAAATTAGATTTAGATATTATTTCGTATAAATTTCTCAGTCCTCTTTGGTCTTTAACTAGTACAGTGACATGATAAACAGGAAGTTTTTTTATGTCTACTTGGCTTTCTTTCAAAACTGTGTTTATTTCACTTACTTTTTTTATGTTTAATTCTTTCAATTTATCAAGAGATTTTATAAATATCTCTGCTGTAGCCATTGCGTCATCTACAGCTCTGTGGTGATGTTCTAATTTTACTTGAAGATGTTCCGCTACTGTGTCTAACTTATAATTTTTTAATTCTTTAAAAAGGTGTCTACTCAATTCCAAAGTGTCTAACACAGCATTTTTAATGTTCAAATTCAATCTTTTAGCTTTAGACTTTATAAAAGATACGTCAAAATTTGCATTGTGAGCTACCAAAACGCTGTTTGATGCAAATTCTAAAAACTTTGGCAGAACTTTTTCTATGGTAGGAGCATCTTTCACCATCGATTCGTTGATTCCTGTAAGCTTTGTTATAAAAGAAGAAATGGGTACACGCGGATTTACAAATGTCTCAAAGGTGTCTACTATTTTTCCTCCTTTTATTTTTACTGCCCCAATTTCTATTATTTCATCATTTATATTTGAAAGGCCAGTAGTTTCTATATCAAAGACAGTAAATTCATCCTCTAAAGTTAAATCTGTTTCACCTGTTACAATTGGTATACCATCATCTACTAAGTATCCTTCTACCCCGTATATAACTTTTACGCCGTACTTTTGAGACGCTTCCATGGCTTCAGGGAATGCCTGAACAACAGCATGGTCTGTTACGGCAATAGCCTTGTGCCCCCACTCTGCTGCTCTTTTAACCAAATCAGTTATGGAAGCTACAGCGTCCATACTGCTCATTTGAGTGTGAAGGTGCAATTCTACCCTCTTTTCTTTGCTTAAATCTTCTCTAACTCTTGGTGCAACCAATTGCAAATCTTTTAAGTTGATTATCAAGTCCCCTTCATATTTATCGTATATCACTGTTCCTCTCACTTTTACAAAAGCGTCAATATCAATAACTTCTTTTAAAGAAGAGTATTTGTCTTCTGTCAAAAAAGCCTTCACAGCTATAGAAGAAGTGTAATCAGTAATATCAAAGGTCATCAAAATCTTGGACTTCAATTCTTTGAAATCGACAGAAAATATTTTACCCTCAATTACAACCTCTTCGCTTTCTGCAGAAATATCTTTTATAGGTATTGCTGCTTCTTTTATTTCTTTTCCCACCAGCACTTTCAAATCTTTTTGCTTTTCTATCTTGTCAGTAATTTCTTTGCTATTTCTAGTAACTTCCTCTATAATTTTTGTATCTTCTTCTATTATTTTTCCCAAGGTATTCTCAAACTCTTCATTTAAAACCACATCTATATCAACTGAAAAATCATATTCTTCTTTTAAAAGCTCTTTAATGGCAAAGGCTATTTTATTAGCTTTGATAAATTCATATACAACTTCATTAGGAGCTTCCAGAACTAATCTGTTTTCTCTAAGATTTATGTTGCAGGTCTTTAAAAAACTAAGAGCAGAAGTAAAATTTTCACTTACGCGAATAACTATAGATTCAAAATTGTCTATAACATCTTGTAAGTTATTCAAAGTTTTAGGTTTTTCTATTACTATATCGATGTCTTTAACTAAAGGAAGTTTTGTTAAAATAAAGCTTTTAAGCTTTTGCATTTCTGCAGTTTTTTTGTTATCACCTATAACATTAAGTATCAATTTTCTCTCTTTTTTTATCAATTTAACTCTCTTGATGTGAAATTCATTTTGCAAAAAAGACGGAATCATCAAATCCCTCTTTCTATACCCACATTTTTATAATATCAAAATACATTCTAAGGCGCGCATAAAATCCTCTAAAAAATCCTAATTTTTCCTCTTTCATTACGTGAGTCATATTTTCTAAAGGCACATTCACAATCCGCAGATTGTTTTTTATTGCGTGCCTATTCAAAGCAATTTCTACGCCAAATCTGCTCATTTCCATCTCCTGTATGTTTTCTAGGAATTTTCTTTTTATCGCTCTTTGACCTGATAAAAAAGGAGCAACTTTTTGTGCAAAATCTGTAAATTTTCTTCCTCCAGCAAAAATTCCGATTGTCATATCTGCTTCATCTTTTAAAACAGGATTTACAAGACTTAAAAAGTGCTTTTCTGTAAGTCCAATTAAATCCGCATCTAACATTACGATAATATCGCCTTTTGAGTTTTCTATTCCTGCTTTTAAAGCCTTGCCTTTCCCTGAATTTTCTTCTAAATCAAACACCTTTACATTATATTTAAGAGCTTGTTCTTTTGTATCATCAGTAGAGCCGTCATTGACTACTATGATTTCATCAATAATATCTATCTTTTCTAACACAGATAAAACCCTGCCTATGTTTTTGCCTTCATTAAAAGCAGGTACTATGACAGAAATCATTAAAAATCCTCCTTAACTAACCTCTCAATTTCCTTCATCAACTCATCTACAAGGTCTTTTTCTTTTACCTTTTTATACACTTTGCCTTTTTTAAAAATCAACCCTTCTCCATCTCCACCTGCTATACCGATATCCGCTTCTTTTGCTTCACCCGGTCCATTTACTGCACATCCCATAACAGCAACCTTTAAGGGCTTTTTAATATGCATCGTCCTTTTTTCTACTTCTTCTGCTAACTTTATCAAGTCAATTTTTGTTCTGCCGCAGGTAGGGCAAGAAATAATTTCTACTCCTTCTTTTAGAAGGCCTAAAGAACGTAAAATCTGTTTTCCTACTCTTATCTCATGGACTGGGTCACCTGTTAGAGAAACTCGTATTGTGTCTCCTATTCCTAAATAAAGTAATGTTCCTATTCCTATAGCAGATTTTATAGTACCAGCTTCAATAGTCCCCGCCTCCGTTATACCTACGTGCAATGGATAATTTACTTTTGAAGAAGCAAGTTTATAAGCTTCTATAGTAAGTGGTACATTTGGAGTTTTCAACGAAATAACTATATCATAAAAGCCTAACTTTTCTAAAATTAAAACATTTTTTAAAGCGCTTTCCACAACTGCTTCGGCAGTTACTCCCTTGTATTTGTTTAATATTTCTTTTTTCAACGATCCAGAATTTACCCCTATTCTAATAGGAATGCCTCTTTCCTTTGCCATTTCTACCACTTTTTTGATATTTTCTTCTTTTCCTATGTTTCCGGGATTAATTCTTATTTTGTCCGCTCCATTTTCAATTGATTTTATTGCGAGGCGATAGTCAAAATGAATATCTGCTACCAAAGGAATATTTATATTTTTCTTTATTTCTTTTATTGCTTCAGCCGCTTTCATATCTGGAACAGCAACTCTTATAATATCACAGCCTTCAGCTTCTAGTCTTTTTATCTGCTCAATTGTTTTTTCAATATCGTGGGTATCCGTGTTAGTCATAGACTGAACCAAAATTGGATTATTTCCTCCAATTTTTTTATTGCCTATTTTGACCTCACAAGTAATTTTTCTCATTTTTATCACCTTTTAAAAAATACGTAAAATATCCCTATAGGTTGCAAAAATCAACAAAGCAATCAACAATAAAAAACCTAAATAATGAATATAGCCTTCTTTTTCAGGTGGCAAGGGTTTACCTCTTACTGCTTCTGCTAACACAAACAGAATCCTTCCACCGTCTAAAGCCGGTAGGGGCAATAGATTAAAAAGGCCTAAATTTACACTTATTATACCAACTGCCTGTACAATGCCAACTGGACCCATAATATCATTTGCAGAAACTTTACCTGTAATCAAATAACAAGTGATAATATTATCATTTTTGAGAAATATAAGGTCTGATAAATGGAAATTTTAAAAGCGAAGTAACATAATCTTTAATATTCTGGTACTATCCCTATCATTTTATTCGAGGTTTTATTATCAAAAATAGCCTTTATTTCTTTTGTTAAAATAATATCATCTCTTTCTATTTTTAAACTGATAACTCTATTATTTAAATTTATAATTTTTTCTAATTCATTCCATTAATTTATTTTGGTATTATTAACCATAATAATTTTATCAGCAGATAAAATTCTCGCTTTTGTGCTGGATATCCGTTTATTACAGATTTTACTTGAGGTATTTGACCACCAATATTGTAAAACGCTATAAAAAGCAGAAAAAAAGCTAAAATTACATTCATAACGGGACCGACTGCAAAAAACCATTGTTCTTTGCAATATTTTTATTTTACACTAAACAAACATTAAATAGTTCTTTTAATGATTGTATAAAGGTCTATGACAGATTGAATATTGTTTTCACTAGTGAAACTTTTTAATTGTTCTTTTAGCAATAGTAACATTTTTTAAAACCTCCTTCTTGGTTTAGGTTATAATCCAATTTTTCACCAAGAAGGAGGTTTTAAACAGTCTATACATTTTTTTACAGTATCTTTATGCCACATCATAAGGTGGTAAAGGCAATGGTGTAGTTATGTAATTAGTCAATGCTTTTAAAAACCAAATCAATTGCATTTTTATCCATCCCCCTTTTCTTAAAATTATTTAGGTCTTTGCAGAATCCCAAAATCCTTATGGAGTAAGGGATTCTGCTGTATATTTTCAAAGGAATTACCCCGCTTTCGTCGAATTTATATAAAAGACCAAATCACGAAAAGAAAGGGAGGAACTCCTATCAAAACCAAAGCTAAACAACTTTCTCTCTCCGATATTTACGTTGATGTTCAATCCTTCTTTGAAGAAGATAAAACCAATTTGTTTATCCAAAAAATTCTCTCTATCCCTACTGTTCAACTCCTTGTCATTAAGAGAGCTTTGTGGCTTTAAAAGAGTTCCTCATCCTTCTCAATTCTCTAGATTTAAATCCATTTTCCTCAAAGATTTGGAGAATTTCTTCAATAATCTTGTTAATTTAACTGAATCTATTTGTCAGGCTATTAATCCTTCACTTTCTAATATCCTCATCGCTGATACTATTGGTTTTGAACCTTATGTCAGAGAAAATAATCCTAAGTTCTTTGATTCCCTTTATAGAAATATTAAAAAGTTCTCTAAATCTAATCCTGATTTTGATGCTCACTCTTATGCTTGTTCTAAAATGCCTAAGTTCGCTCACTCTAATCCTGATGCCAAATTCTCTTATATTAATGGCCATTATTGTTACTCTATCAAAGCTACCATCCTCACTAATGGCTTAGGCATTATTCAGCATATTAGTTTCTATGACGATGATTCTTTAGATGTTAATACTGCTAAATCTGCTGCCGAGTCTAAAGATTTATATGATTCTAAAACTTTAATCCCTTCTCTTAAGGAATTCTTTAATTTACATCCTATTTTCTCTTATAGATACTTCTTAGGTGACGCCGGGTTTGATTCTTTTGATAATTATAAATACTTGTTCTCAAAGCTTGGCATAATACCTATTATCCCTATTAACCCTCGAAATTCTAAAAACTTACTTCAACCTACTTTTAACTCTGATGGTATCCCTACCTGCCCCCGTGACCCTTCTCTTAAAATGTCCTATGATGGCATCGTTCGGGAAAAAGGTAGAACTACCAGAATTAAATGGCTTTGCCCTATGTCCAAAAAAGTTAGACTAAACGGTAAAACTACTTATATCCTTCAATGTGATAACCCCTGTACCTCTTCTAAATGCGGCAGAATATTCTATACTACCCTTAATATTGATTTTAGAAAAAATACTGTTGTCCCTCGTAACTCTAAAAAGTGGTCCAAACTTTATGAAAAACGCCCTATTATTGAAAAATCTATTTCTCTTTTAAAAAGTTCTATCGCTGTTGATAGCTTTAAACTCATAAATACTAGGTCTATCAAAGCTGATGTTTTTCTTGGGGCTATCACTCAACATATTGGTTTAATTATTACTGCAAAGCTTGGTACTTTTGAACATCCTTTATCTTTAAAAAAACTTTTGGCTTGATGACTTGTTCTTATGGTTTGATTCGTTTGTCACCTTCTTACATTAAAAAGGTGTGTTAAGTTTTGTCTTTTGGGGATTTGTATCTTTCTTCCATTTCTCTTTTTTTACTTTGAGTCTTAAATTAACATGTAATTTTCCTCTTTTACCCCTAATAATGTAACTTTTTTACTTTGATATTTACTTCATTTTGCAATCACCTAGTAAAATTTTTTGTTCTTTTATTCTCATGTCTGCTCCCAAACTCTATAGTATAGCAAAATAGTTTAAGAAATTTCATTTATATTTTACCATATATTTATAACTTGTCAATATCTTCTTGGCAAAATGATAGTGTTCATTTACTGTATAAAAATAAATTGTATTTGTCAAGTGAAAAGTACTTCAAATTTCAAATGAATTTACCTTCACTTATGATATAAAAACCATGCAATATTTTAACTCTTTATCTATTCCTCCATTTGGAGGGTTATTTTATTTTAAAAATTGTTCACTCTATCTGCTGTTGTATAGACGTTCGCAAAAAGTTTGTGGTAGCTGCTATTCCTATTACTGATTCTAATAATGTTACTACTTATGTTAAACGGCGCTTTTCTACCTTTAACTCTGACCTTATAAACTAAAAGATTGGCTTCTTAGTTACAATTGTTTTGAAGTTTGCATGGAGTCTACAGGTAAGTATTGGCTCTACATTTTTAATGTTCCTGAAAAATTCTGTCATGTTATTATTGCTAACCCTAAGTATCTCGATGCTATTAAAGGCCAAAAAGATGATACGGATACTCCCTGGATTGCCGATTCGTTCAAATTCGGATTCGGAACTGTTCCTTCTGTGATGTTAGTATATTAAAAAAGCAATTAAGTTTTTGGAAAAAGAAGGCTGTACTATTATCATTCCGGCAACAATATAATAGCTCTCATTATTCCATCACTTACTACTGGCAGCCTCTTATAGGATGCTCTTATTGGTGTGCATAAATTCCAAAATTTTACTTTTATACTACCACCTTATTTAAAACATACGTAAAACATCTCGGTAAGTAACAAAAAGTATTAATGCAATTAGAATCATAAAACCAATATAGTGTATATAACCTTCTTTTTCGGGGGTAACTGGTTCACCTCTTACAGCTTCTATTAAAACAAAAAGTATCCTCCCGCCATCAAGAGCAGGAAATGGTAAAAGATTAAAAAGCCCCAAGTATGCACTTATAAAAGCAGAAAAAGTCATTAAATTTAATAAACCTGTTTTTGCTACAGTACCAATTGTATATACAATACCAACAGGTCCCATTATATCATTCGCAGATACTTTGCCACCTATAAGCATACCAAGTGTTATCACAATCATTTTTAAAAAATATACAGTTTTATCTATCGCATTTGTAAAAGCCCAAGGCAGTGACCTCTTATACTCTGGTATAATTCCTATCATGTTTTTAGAGGATTGTTTATCAAAAACAGGTTTTATATCTTTTGTTATAATATTTGAATCTCTTTCAATAGTTATTTGTATTTCTTTATCTTTTGTAGAACTTATGGCTTTTTCTAACTCCTCCCATGTATTTATCTTTGTATTATTTACCATTACAATTTTGTCCCCCGGCAAAATTCCTGCTTTTTCAGCGGGATAGCCTTCCATTACGGATTTTATTTGGGGAATAGGCCTACCTATGCTAAAAAATACAATAAAAAGCAATAAAAAAGCTAATAGTATATTCATTAAAGGACCTGCAGCAAAGACAGCTAACCTTACAGGCCAAGGCTTATTTACTATAGCCAGCGGGTCATTAGATTTTTCATCTTCACCTTCTAAAGCAACATAACCACCGAATAGCAATGCTCTAAAAGAATACTCTGTTTCTCCGTATTTCTTTTTAAAAAGTCGTGGACCAAAGCCAATAGAAAATTCATTTACTCTAGCTCCAGAAAGTTTTGCAACGATAAAATGTCCAAATTCGTGAAACATTACTAAAACGCTTAAAACAATTATACTTATCAGTATTGTCAAAATGTATCACCTCATATATTTTTTTGCTATTTTTTCCTTAACCTCTTTATCCACATTTATTATATCATCTAAAGTTGGATTTTGTATATTATTATGTTCTTTCATGCTCTCCTCTATGATTTCAGCTATTTGTAAAAATTCTATTTTTTTATTTAAAAACAGTGACACAGCTATTTCATCAGCCGCATTTAATACGGTAGTCATAGTTCCGCCAATTTTTAAAGCCTCATATGCTAACGACAAACATCTAAAAGTTTCTAAATCGGGTTTTTCAAAAGTTAGCTGAGTCGTAATAGAAAAATCCAAAAAATTTATTCCATTTATGTAATTGCGAGTAGGATAATTTAATGCATACTGAATAGGTATCCTCATATCGGCAGTAGCCAATTGTGCAATTACACTACCATCTATATATTCTACCATTGAGTGAATTATACTCTGGGGATGCACAATCACATCAATTTTATCTTCAGAAATGTCAAAGAGCCATTTTGCTTCTATTACTTCAAACCCTTTATTCATCAAAGTTGCAGAATCAACAGTGATTTTTTTCCCCATTTTCCAATTAGGATGCCTTAATGTTTGCTCGACCGTCACTTTTTTTAAATCCTCGTATTTCATTCCTCTAAAGGGTCCGCCAGAAGCAGTCAAAATCAAGCGAGATATTTCTTTTTTATCATTTCCTCTTAAACACTGTAGTATTGCTGAATGTTCACTGTCAACAGGTAAAAAATTTATTTTCTTTTTTTTGGCCAAATCCATTACAATTTTCCCAGCTGTTACTAATACTTCTTTATTAGCCAGTGCTATGTCTTTTCCTCTTTCAATAGCCTTTACAGTAGGTAAAAGCCCTGCAATCCCTTCTACTGCAACTACTACTAAATCAGCTTCATACTCTACTATATTTTGAAGTCCTTTTTGTCCTGTCAAAATTTCAATATTTTTATTTATCTTTGCTTTTAGTTTATAGGCTTTATTCTCATCTTTTACTGCAACAACTTCAGGATTAAATTCTTCAATCTGTTGGGCCAATAGGTCTACATTGTTATAAGCAGTGAGACCAACTACTTTGAAATTATCTCTGAAATTTTTTATCACATCTAAAGTTTGCGTTCCTATAGAACCGGTTGCCCCTAAAATTATTACTCTTTTCATCAGTTGCATCCTTTCTCACTCAGATTATATATTGAAAAAAGAAATATATAAAAGGAGAAACAAATAAAATGCTGTCAAATCTGTCTAAAATTCCACCATGGCCGGGAATTATTTTTCCAAAGTCTTTAATGTAACAATTTCGTTTTATAGCTGAAGCAACTAAATCCCCAATTTGTGCAACTAAACTTCCTAATAAGCCTATCACTACACCAAGGTACAAGCTGACATTTGATTGTGGGAAAAGCAATGCAAAGATTACGCAGCCTACAATTGAACCTATAATACCTCCAATTGCCCCTTCTACTGTCTTTTTAGGACTTATTGAAGGAATAAGCTTATGATTGCCAAAAAACCTACCAGTAAAATACGCAAAAGTATCTGTCATCCAAGACACGATAAATATAAACCATACTATGTACATTCCATTTGGTATTTCCCTAATTTTTTCTATGTACAAAAAAAACACGGGAATATATATAATACCCATCAAAGTTAAAGCATAATCCTTAATCGTGTATTTTCTATTAGTAAGCAACAATAAAAGCAATATCATGCTAATTATGACTAATATATCAAAATTCCACAGTTTGTTTTCCAAAAAATATATAACCAATACTGATAAATATCCAAAAATTTTAACAGGTCGTATACCAATTTGTTTAGTAGCATTGTAAAACTCATTAAGTCCTATAATACTTAAAATTATCAAAGCTGCTGTTAAAAAAGCTCCCCCTTTTATTAAGACAAAAAACAAAATCGGCAAACCAACTATAGCACTTATAACCCTTATTTTTAGCATATTTATCTCTCCCTTTTATATTCCCCCAAACCTTCTCTTTCGAGTCTGATAGTATAATATTGCTTCTATCAGGTGTTTTTTATTAAAATCTGGCCATAAAACATCTGTAAACCACAACTCAGAATATGCCGACTGCCATAACAGGAAATTGCTCAACCTTTTTTCACCACTGGTTCTTATTATCAAATCAGGGTCTGGCTGATTTTGAGTATAAAGATTTTCACTTACAATTTGTTCTGTAATAGCATCAATTGACAGTTCTTTGTTTACAACCTTATGACAAATTTTTTTTACTGCTTTTACTATTTCGTCCCTTCCTCCATAGTTTAATGCTATATTTAATACAAGTCCATCATTTTCCTTTGTTATATTTTGAGCACGATCTATTTCAACTTTACATTTTTTAGGTAAAAATGAAATATCACCTATAAAATTAATTTTCACATTGTTTTTGTTAAGCTCATTTACTTCTTTCGACAAATACTCTACCAGTAAATCCATTAAAAAATTTACTTCTTCCAGTGGTCTTTTCCAGTTTTCTGTAGAAAATGCGTATAAAGTTAGATATTTTATCCCTAATTCGCTACAGGCTTTTACAATTTCTCTTACTGTCTTGACACCAGCCTTATGGCCGTAAATCCTCATCATACCTCTTTTTTGTGCCCATCTGCCATTTCCGTCCATAATAATTCCTATGTGGACAGGTAATCGACTTTTATCGATTTTAGATGTTAAATCTTTAATTTTTCGCAAAAAAAACGCCATTAGCTTTCCTCCTCATTTTATAAGGGCAACACCCCCTCTTAAGAGGGGGTTAAAATCTCGCAACAGTAATTTTGAAAACGTCTTTCGTTTCAATAATCCTTATGACTTTTAAACGATAGCCCTTGTACTCAAAAATAGGTTTGGTCACAAAAACGTCAAACTTTGCATTTTTGGGTAATTTTTCAATAACTTCTTGCAAATCCATACCTATAAATCTATTAAGGTCAATCAAACTTCCATAATCTCCTTTTCTTTTATTTCCACTAATTTGTCTATTTCTTTAATATATTTATCTGTCAATTTTTGTATTGCCTCTTCTCTCTTTTTCCTTTCATCTTCTGAAATTTCACCATTCTTCTCCATTTTCTTTACTGAGTCATTGGCATCCCTTCGTATTTGCCTTACTGCAACTTTAGCTTCTTCTGCCTTTTTATGGACTAATTTAACTAATTCTTTTCTTCTTTCCTCTGTCAGCTCAGGAAAAACTAATCTTAAAACTTTCCCATCCGAAACAGGATTGATTCCCAAATCAGATTTTTGTATAGCTTTTTCAATATCGCTTATTTTTGAAGTATCCCACGGCTGTACTATTAAAACTCTCGGTTCTGGAGACGTAATAGTAGCTAATCTG contains:
- a CDS encoding phosphatidate cytidylyltransferase, which gives rise to MLKIRVISAIVGLPILFFVLIKGGAFLTAALIILSIIGLNEFYNATKQIGIRPVKIFGYLSVLVIYFLENKLWNFDILVIISMILLLLLLTNRKYTIKDYALTLMGIIYIPVFFLYIEKIREIPNGMYIVWFIFIVSWMTDTFAYFTGRFFGNHKLIPSISPKKTVEGAIGGIIGSIVGCVIFALLFPQSNVSLYLGVVIGLLGSLVAQIGDLVASAIKRNCYIKDFGKIIPGHGGILDRFDSILFVSPFIYFFFQYII
- the frr gene encoding ribosome recycling factor, with translation MSDYLKVSEEKMQKSLSVLKSELSAIRAGRANPALLDRITVDYYGTPTPLNRLATITSPEPRVLIVQPWDTSKISDIEKAIQKSDLGINPVSDGKVLRLVFPELTEERRKELVKLVHKKAEEAKVAVRQIRRDANDSVKKMEKNGEISEDERKKREEAIQKLTDKYIKEIDKLVEIKEKEIMEV
- a CDS encoding 1-deoxy-D-xylulose-5-phosphate reductoisomerase, with amino-acid sequence MKRVIILGATGSIGTQTLDVIKNFRDNFKVVGLTAYNNVDLLAQQIEEFNPEVVAVKDENKAYKLKAKINKNIEILTGQKGLQNIVEYEADLVVVAVEGIAGLLPTVKAIERGKDIALANKEVLVTAGKIVMDLAKKKKINFLPVDSEHSAILQCLRGNDKKEISRLILTASGGPFRGMKYEDLKKVTVEQTLRHPNWKMGKKITVDSATLMNKGFEVIEAKWLFDISEDKIDVIVHPQSIIHSMVEYIDGSVIAQLATADMRIPIQYALNYPTRNYINGINFLDFSITTQLTFEKPDLETFRCLSLAYEALKIGGTMTTVLNAADEIAVSLFLNKKIEFLQIAEIIEESMKEHNNIQNPTLDDIINVDKEVKEKIAKKYMR
- a CDS encoding isoprenyl transferase, whose amino-acid sequence is MAFFLRKIKDLTSKIDKSRLPVHIGIIMDGNGRWAQKRGMMRIYGHKAGVKTVREIVKACSELGIKYLTLYAFSTENWKRPLEEVNFLMDLLVEYLSKEVNELNKNNVKINFIGDISFLPKKCKVEIDRAQNITKENDGLVLNIALNYGGRDEIVKAVKKICHKVVNKELSIDAITEQIVSENLYTQNQPDPDLIIRTSGEKRLSNFLLWQSAYSELWFTDVLWPDFNKKHLIEAILYYQTRKRRFGGI
- the rseP gene encoding RIP metalloprotease RseP, producing the protein MTILISIIVLSVLVMFHEFGHFIVAKLSGARVNEFSIGFGPRLFKKKYGETEYSFRALLFGGYVALEGEDEKSNDPLAIVNKPWPVRLAVFAAGPLMNILLAFLLLFIVFFSIGRPIPQIKSVMEGYPAEKAGILPGDKIVMVNNTKINTWEELEKAISSTKDKEIQITIERDSNIITKDIKPVFDKQSSKNMIGIIPEYKRSLPWAFTNAIDKTVYFLKMIVITLGMLIGGKVSANDIMGPVGIVYTIGTVAKTGLLNLMTFSAFISAYLGLFNLLPFPALDGGRILFVLIEAVRGEPVTPEKEGYIHYIGFMILIALILFVTYRDVLRMF